The genomic DNA TCGAATTATCTCTGTCTGTCCATTCTCGATCCGCACTATTCCCTCATTTGTGCCGACCCAGAGAACGCCTCTGGAATCAATCGCAATCGCGCTTATATTTGAGCCACTCGCGCCAAGGTCAATATTGACAAACCGTGATTCACAATAGAGAAAAAGACCGTTCGCTCCGCCGGCATAAAGGGAATCGCCGCCGGATGCGGCAAGGCAGGTAATCGCACCGGCCTGCATGCTGTCGGACGGCGCAGAAAGCGTCTTGCTGGTCCTGTTCCACAAACGCAATCCCTGGTTCGTTCCGATCCAGACGGAATCTTTTCCGCTGCCTACCATCGATGACACTGCAAAGTCATTGAGTTCATCAATCGTGTTCCAGACATTCGCGCTGTCGCGCCAGTACATGCCGTGCATGGTTCCCACCATGATCTCCTGCTGCAGGCATAAAATTGCTGTAACCGCGGTTAATTCGTTTTGAGAAGATCCCAAGCCGCCTGCTATAAGGGCATCATTGCTGGTGATTTGGTTGACGCCCGCTTTACCATAAAGGAACAATCCCTGCGGAGTGCCGAACCACAGGTTCCCTGTCGAGTCGGACGCAAGCGCGGTAATATCCGTGATGGGGGGATAACTCAAAGACGTAAGATTTTCCGTCAGGCTGTCATTTCTGATGCGTGCCAGCCGCAACGAAGTACCGATCCATATGGTGCCGCTTTTGTCAACGTTTATGCAATTGATGCGGCTGCTCGACAATCCGTCATACAGGCCGTAGGCGCGCCAGGCTCCATTGCTCAGGCATGCAAGGCCGTTTGTGGTCCCGATCCACACGCCGGACGTATCGGAGGCAAGCGCCGTCACGGAGCTGCTGATTAACAGGAACGGATTTCGAAGCGTGTCCGACTGCCCTTCGCCGATGGTGAGGGTTACCGGAATGTCAAAATAGCCGTTTGACCGGGTCACCGCCTTTGCAAGGTATGCTCCGGGCGCAAGGTCCTGAAAGAAAAAGGAGCCGTCGGAAGCGCTGACCGGCGCGTAGATGCGGCTTCCCTCAAGTACGATGTACCCGTTTTCCAGGCTCCTGCCCGATGAATACAGCGCGGTGCCCGCGATCGAGCCGCACTTTTCAAGCGCTATCTTCCCGATGGTGTCGCCGGGGTTTCCGGAAATGTAAATTGAATCGCGATAGGCCTTGTTTGCGCCGCTGTCGGCGAACAGGTTGTACCGGCCCGCAAGCACATTGACAAAAAGGTATCTGCCCATGCTGTCGGTCTGTCCGCTGCACAGCATGAACGATCCCGGCGGGGGCTCGAGCTCGTTGTAACCGGCCGGCACGAGCGTGACCCTTGCGCCCGCCACGGGTTTTCCGGTAAGGCCCACGACCCGGCCCGCGGTTCCGTTTCCCGTTTCGGTGCCGCACCGCATGGGCTCGGTGCCGCAGGAAAGCAGCGCAGCGAACACCGGCAATAGGAGTAACGTTCCGAATGTTTTCATCGCTGCGCCCCGCGCGTGGATTTGCTCAACGGGAATATCTGGAAATTTACCTGAAACACGCGGTCGCATTCAGGGTCCATGTTCTCCACCTCCAATATCTCCTTTCTCAGCGTCCTGACCTTGTCCTTGACAAGGGCGAGTCCTTTCTGCGAGAGGCTCACCGTGCAGGTGGAGATGTCTCGTTCGTCGGAAGGAAACCGTTCGATCGCCTCGCCGGCGAGCGCGATGGTTGACTTCTGATAATTCGCGATGGCGATGGACCGCCAGTTTTCGCCGACCGTCACGAACTTGTCGGTGGGCAGATAGCACCCTTTCCCGTCTTTACGGATCATACCGAGCCGGGCAAGCAGCGCGACCGCGCGCTGCGCCTCCCCCGGCGTGATCGGCGGGGCGCACATGCGGCCGAGCGCGCCGTAATCGCCGCAGAATCGGTAATGGCTCAGCAATTCCCGTATTGCAATGTACTTCCACGATTCGAACAGCGCGTAACGGTCCGCGAGCAGGGTGATCACCTCGGACTTGTTGAACGAAACCGCCTTTTCAAAATAAAGTTTTTTTTCCTGGTCGCTCCCGGCCTGTTCGAGGCTTACGAGCAGGCCAAAATACGCGGTTTCCCGCTTGCCAAGCTTGAACACCTCCGCGACCGGCGCGACCATTTTTAAGGTGAGATTCCGCTTTCCCTGAAGGATGCGGACAAAGGTGCTGGCATTGATCCCAAGCCGTCGCGCGATGAACCGGTAGGAGAAGGCCGCATTCACCGCCTTCCGCGCCTTATAACCGTCGCGGAGGAATTCGCGGAACGAAAGGTATGCGAAAACTGATTTCACAAAATGCCTTTATAACGGGTCGCGTTCTTTACCAAATATACCGTCGCAGCAGTTATCCGACAATGTCATACAACAATAAACGTTGCCGGTTTTGGCAACAGTAAAGGGGATCATTCTTTTCTGTTTAAGAGTAGGAATACGTTGCGGAATGTCGTTTTAATGTCGTATTTAACAAAAGGCAGTCTGATTTATGGCAACACTATCGCATGAATCAATCGGTAAGAAAATGATTTACCAAATAAGAAGAATCAGCGGAACGATATTTTAAAATAAAAAAGGCCCGGCGTTAAAACCGGGCCTGACTTTTCGGAAATAATAGTTATCGCCCTAAAATAACGGGAACCTCACGCCGACGCGGATCGCCACGTTGGTGGCCGGGGTCTTGGGGGGCGGAGGGCTGCCGGCTTCGTCTTCGTGGTAATAAACAGGTTTTATATAGCTATTGGGAAATGTTGAATTTGAATAGGTGGTTTGTGTCGTGGTAAAACTCATTTGTTCACAATATAGTTCCCCATACAGAATGATGCTCTCAGTAAGGGGATATTCTGCTCCCAAAGAACCTATAAAGGCCAGGGCTGGATTGTTGCCATCGATTGCTTTTACGGAGTAGTTTGTCGTGGCAGTAGTTTGGGTGATATCCGCCGAAGAAAAAGCGAAATACAGGCCAATGCCGAATCCGGTGTATACATCAAACAGGTCGAATACCTGGAACTTGGGTTTCAACAGCGCCTTGATGCCGAAGGTGGTCCATCCGTAATTAGCAGTCGTTTTGGTTCCAACGCCATCATCCTGGATGCTGCTGATGCCGGGGACCCCGAAATTGAAGCAGAGCCCTCCCTGCACGGCCAGCTTTTCCATAAGCAGGTAGTCGGCCCCTCCTTCGAGCTTGATCCCCCATCCGAAGTTCCGGTAATGGTCTTCACGCTTGATAAGGCTCCCCGCATCGAAGGTCTGCGATGGGTCAAGGTAACTGCCGCCCACGCCGAACCCGTATCCGGTGGTGATATACAGATCGAACTTCTTTTCCGGCCCGTATTTCGCGAAGCAGCCGGCCGCAAGCATCAGCACCGCCATCATCACCCCTGCCCATCGTGCCATGGTCTCTCTCCTTTGTAAAAAGACGCCCCGCGCCTCAGGCATACACGCGGTAATTTATATGAGGAAATATATTATTGTGCGATTCGAGAAGCGAAAGAAAATTCTCGTCGATGCGCTCTTTCTGGATGTCGTCGTACAGCCGGTTGAAGTTCGCGATGTGCTCCTTTGAGCGCCGCACCGCGTATTGCACCATGGTGCCGGTCTTCATGATGAACGCCCAGTCGCTCGACTGCGCGAGCAGGAGCTCGCGCGCCATCTGGTTGAGCGCGCGGTGGAGCACGGCGTCCGGGTCGGTGTGCGCGCGCGCCACCTCCACCATCCGTTCTTCCATTTTGTGAAGGTGCCGGTAGAGCCAGTCGTTGCTGCCCTCGAGCCACACCTCCGAATAGCCCTTGTAGCCCCAGCTCGAGAACGAGGGGCTGCAGAGCTGGTTGCGCGGGTTGGCGGTGAGGTAGTCCGACGCAGTGCACAATGCGACGGTGCTCTGGTCGTAGGCGATCTTGCGCACGAGGAAATCGAGCCATTCGGGCCCTTCGTACCACCAGTGGCCGAACAGCTCCGCGTCGTATGGCGCGACGATGAGGGGCGGCCGGTCCATGATGGAGGCGAGGTATTCCACCTGCTTCTCCCGGTTGAACATGAAATTGCCCGCGTGCTCGGCGGCCTTCGCCAGCGCGGCCTGGCGATCGTAGGGCTCCTTGCGGTCGTTCTTGCCCGTGATCCGGAAGTATTTGATGCCGGTGTTGATGCGCGTGCCGATGGGGTCGATGTAGGGCCTGATGTAATCGATGTCGAGGTCAAAGCCGATGTCGCGGTAGAATTCTCGGTAGTCAAAATCGCCGGGATAGCCCTCCTTGGAGCTCCACACCGATTTCGACGACTCGATGTCCCTGCCGAACGCGGCCACGTGCGTGCCCTTGCAGAACACCGGCGCGAACACGCCGTATTTGGGCCTCGGCTCGCCGAACAGGATGCCGTGCGCGTCGCAGAAGAAATAGAGGATGCCCGCCTCCTCGAGGAATTTCTCGAGCCCGTTGTAGTACCCGCACTCGGGCAGCCACATGCCCACGGGCTTCCTGCCGAACGTCTCGCGGTACGACTCGACCGCCACCTGCACCTGGGTCCGCACCGCGTTGGGGTTGAACTGCATGGTCGGAAGGAACCCGTGGGTCGCGCCGCAGGTGATGATCTCGAGCACGCCCTGATCCTGGAGCGCCTTGAAATTCTTGACGATGTCGCAGCCGCTGGCGTCCACGAACATGCGCCGGCAGGCGGTGAATTTGTCAAGATACATCTGCGCCACGGCGTGGAACGCGGGCTCGCTTTTGGTGCGGACGCACTCCTTGCCGGCAAGCTCGATGAGCCGGTCGAGGTGCCGCACGTAGCGCTGCTGCAACAGGCCATCGGTGAGCATCGTGGTGAGCGGCGGGGTCATGGTCATGGTGATCTTGAAGGGCACGCCGTCGGCGGCAAGCTTTTCGAACACCGCGAGGAGCGGAAGATAGGTTTCGGTGATCGCCTCGAACAGCCAGTTTTCCTCAAGGATGTAGTCGCATTCCTGGTGACGCACAAAGGGAAGGTGCGCGTGCAGGACGAGGCAGAGGTGGCCTTTCGGCTCATGAATGGGTGCGGCGGCGTTCATCGTATTCCCAGAAAGAAAGGTGCTGCGGTCACTCAAGCGAACCCGAACCGGAACCCGATCCGCCGGCGGGGCCGCCGGATGATACCCGTGAGGAATTTTCGCTCGATCCGAACCCGCGCCTGAGGCCCAGCCGGATCAGCTCGTCGGTGCAGGCGGTGCTCCATTCCTCGTCGAGCACCGAAGACACGCCGGCGCGCGGCACCTGCACCGCGTTGGAATTGACCGCGCTGTAGAACTTTTTTTCCGGCGTCACGATGCCGCACTGGAGCATGTAGGTGCGGCCGGCCTCCCACACCTTGACGTACCAGCTCGAGGCGTAGGGCGCAAGCTCGATGTCCATCTGGCGCCACGCGTTGGTGCCGTCGTAGAAGATGTCGCTCACGTCAAGCACACGGAGCACCCACGTGGATTTGCTGTATACGTCGGCGCCCACGTGCCGCCGCATGAGTTCGATGGTCTCGCCCGAGACTTCCCAGTAGGCAAAGACCCACTGCTGGTCGCGCGGCAGCGCACGCATGTAGGTTTCGTTGTAGGTGCCGGGGATCTCGGTGGAGAAAAAGTATTTCGGCCCCATGGGCGGTTCCCGGCCAATAGAAAAAACCGGCGCCGATGTTTTTCCAACGCCGTCAGTTGTTTTTTTCGGGGAAGCGGGCTTTTCAATTGCTGTTTGGGACTTCACGATATTCGTTGATGCGGGCCGGCCCGCTTTTTTACTGATTGACGCAGGAGCGGACGCAACAATATCCGGCCGTCCGTTTTTTACGGGCCGCGCTGCGGCGCGTTTTTTAGCGGCCGCACGCGGAGCGGTGCGAGGAGAAGCCCTGTGCATAACGCGGTTTTTTTTCTTCTTGTCCGTCGCTTTTTTTGTTTTTATCGGCATTATCACCTCAAGATAAATCACACCACCGTTGGACGTTGAAAGTTTAATGGTGAAAGTAATTGGGTCAGGTCGTTCAACGTTCAGCTGTCAACTTTGAACTTTTTACCGTTTTTAATACGTCCCTTTTACCGGACTCGCCCACTTATGCCCGCCGTTGAACCCGATCACGATGCGCACCATGTCTTCGCTGTAGTCCTTGAATAGACCGCTCTCGCGTCTGCCGATTTCAAGCCCGAGGTCCAGGATCCCGAACCCCTTGCCCAGCGGAAATCCGGCGCCAAGGCTCAGCGTGTATTCGTGGGAACCTTTTCCCGGAAGCTCCGTGTACCTGATGCCGGCGCGGTAGCGGATCGTTTCCCAGTACCTGGGCATGAGCAAGTTGGGCGCAGGGATGTATTGCGCGCCGAGAGAAAATCCTGTGGTGGTGGCCACACCGGGTTGGGAGAGAACGTCCGGGAATTCCGAAGCCTGCCAGAACCCGAAGTTAACATCGGACGCCGCGAGCCATTCCGGCGAGATGTCCCAGCTGATGCCGAGCGTCAGCGACGGCGGCAGCCGCAGGGAGGCCTTCTGGTCGGTGTAGGTGTTTGCCGCCGGTACGTTGCTGCTGCTCGGATACACCCCGGAAAAGGTCTCCAGGTCGCCGGTGAAAAAGTATTCGCCGGCGGCGGCAAGCTTCACCTTGCCCACGGGGACGAGCACGCCGGCGCGGACGCCGTTGTTCCAGCCGGCAAACAGGGTGCTGTCGCGCGAATCTGTTTCGACGCCCTGATAGTAGATCGTTGACAAACGGGTCTGTTCCGCGTCAAGATAGACGCGTTCGTACGAAAGTCCGATATTGACAAAATGCATAATGTCGTACCCCCATCCCGCCTGCCACGACACCAGCCCGCCCCGCGCCGCAAACCCAAGCAGAATACTGTCGGCGTAGCCGCTCACCGTTTTGCTCCTGAAAAAAGCGCTGCGGTCTCCGCGCAGGTCGTACGAAAGCCCCATGGTACCGGCAACGCCGAACGGGATGCCTATGGACACCTGCGAGGGGGTGAAGGAAAGGAAATTCGAATGCTCGCCGGCGTCGGAGATGCGGAGCATGTCCACCGAAAACAGCGCGGAAAAAACGGTGCGGTCGATGGTGCCAAGGTTGGCGGGGTTCTTGAGCATGACGCTGTGCTCCCCCGCCACCGCGCTTCCCGCGCCGCCCATGGTGAGCGTCATCCCGGAATTCGTCTGCACCGGCACGCCGTAGGGAAACGTGATCCCGAGGAGCGACTGGCCTACCACGGAGGCCGCGATTGCCGCGCACAGAATGACAAGAAATAAGTTGCGCATCATTGCGTCCGCTGCCATTGAGGATTGGAAAACACCACATCACAGGTGGCGGCCTTCTTGTTCTCTAAAATCAACCGCGAAAAATGGACATCGGGTTTGACAAACAGGTACAGATATCCCGTTGACGGTTTTCCCGTGTTGTACAGGTCCTGGAGAAACACCGCCAGCTGAAGGGAAAGCTCCGTCGGAGTGGGGTTGACGGTTATGAACGCGCTCTTCAACCACCCCTCATTGATGCCCGTTGTCATGACGGAGCTCAGGGAATCCCGCGTGCCAAGGTTGTTGGCGCGTGAACCGGTTATCTGGTGATCGAACAGACCGTAGACGACCGTTCTTGTCGTGTCAACTCCGACTCTTTCCCACAAAGGATCCGTGGCATTCAACGGGAAAGTCACGTTCTGCACGATCCTGAAGATTTTCCCGTTTCCCGCCGTTCCCATGGAATCCCACAGCGGCCGCAGGTCCATGGTGAGTTCAATGAACCGGTCGGCCTGCCATGACGCCACGAGCGAATCCGCGGGAAGCGGTTTTTTTTCGGAAACGCAGATGTCGTAGTAAGGGCTTAAAACGATGGTGTTCTGCGGCGTAAGGTCGGTGGGATGCGCGCGGTAAAAGATCTGGAACGCGGGCTTGCCGCTGAACCGCACGAGGCCGCCGCCCGACGCCTGCACGCTCACCGCGCCGATGAATTTCTCCGTTGAATCGTGGACAAAGGTCGTGTCGAAGCGAGCGTAACGGCTCGTGTAATACGTGATCACGGCGGAATCGCCGTTCCTTGCCGCTTGAACCGCATCGACCCTGTTCACGGGGAAAAGCGTGTCCCAAGTAAACGAGGTGACGGGGGGCGGCGTGCTGAAATGCTCGGCCATGACGGCGAAAATCGCCGTGTCTCCATATATCGCAGGCTTCAAAACCACCACGGAATCAATGCCGGTAAAGAGGCCGACGGTCCGGACAGCCGTGTCCGCGGTATATACCGTATCTATTTCCGCGATATACTTTACGCGGGTGGTGGAATCGGACGCCTCGGTCCTCAGCAGGGAGATCATGCCGAGTCCGAGGGAAATGTTAAAGGTGTCGTGCGCAACGGCGCGGTTAAAGGTGATCGTGGTGCAGGGCAAAAAATTCTGGGTCACGGTGAGATCGTTGCGAACCAGCGGAAAACATTTGCGCGAGCAGAGAAACACCTGGATGGTGTTGGTGTTCCCGTATTGCCAGTCGTTGTTCGTCGAATCGTAGTACAGCAGAAGATTGATGCTGTCGGCAATGCCGTTGGCCTCCGTGCGCAGGCTTGTCAAGATGGACGTGGACGCGTGCAATTCAGCATAGCCGAACGCGCTGTCGTCGCCCAGGCTTCCGGCCAGAAACGTGAGCGGATGGTCGCCGGACTTTACCACAAACGTGCTTGTGTCCGCCCCGCCCAAAACAATGCTCTTTGCACTGACGATTGGGATGTTGAGGCCGCTCACCGATTTAAATCCCGCCGTAAGCGCCGTGAGGCTCGAATCAACGCTGTCCAGCACCTGTTTGCCCAGGTCGGTTGACGGCGAAAAGGGCGACGTGCACGAAAGCACAAAAACGATGAACAATCCGAAAACCAGTGCCGCCATTGAATGTGTTTTCATCAGTTATGCCATAAATTGGGAAAAAAAAGCGGAAAACCGACGTTTAAATAATTGTGATAATATAGGTTTGCAGTTTAAAAATGTCAAACCCATTATCTACGGCTTTGTAATTACGTTCGGGCGCCCAATTATTATATGGTTTTTTACCGTGGCACCGCGGCAGCATCAATTACTATATTATTTTTACAGAGACGGCTTGAAGACATTGAAGAATCCCGGCCCAAAGCGGCGGGGATTCTTCCCTGGCTATGGAAACAGAATATAGTCGCCCGCAAACCCCGCGCCGAGTCGCGGGGAAGACGCGGGCCGTGCCATTCAATTCCGACACTGCCATTTGCAAAGCGGGACCTTTTATATTTATGAGCACGCTGGTTAAACGGCCGGACGAGTGCGACGCTCTTGTCGTTGACGATGAAAAAGTCATCTGCGACCTGATGGAAACGACACTCAAGGCGGTCTGCCGCGTCACCACCTGCGGCAACGGCCGCGACGCACTCGAGCTCATCAAATCACGCAGCTTCGACATCGTAATCGCGGACGTCAAGCTGCCCGACCTTTCCGGACTCGACGTATTGCGCGAGGCGCGCGGGAAGGACGAATACACCGAACTCCTGGTCGTCACGGGTCATGATTCCGTCGAGACCGCAGCCGAGGCCGTGACCGTAGGCGTTTCATCGTACCTTCTCAAGCCGCTGTCGCTCGACGATCTCCGCTACCAGGTTGAAAAGTCCATCGCCAACCGGCTTTTCCACCTTAAAAGCGTCATGCTCCTGCGGCAGACAAACCATATCGAACCCGACGTCAAAGTGCATGTCAACGATGTCACCTCGCTGTTCCTTTTTTCACACCGGCTGATGCTCTCGCTCGAAATCCCCGAGGTGATGCGGACGGTCCTTTATGAGGTGAACCGGCGCACCGGCTCGCTCTTCAGTGCCGTCGGGGTCCGTTGCTGCGGCATCAGCGAGCTGTTCGCCATGCCGGGCGCATGCCCGGCGGACTCCGGCGCCATCAGGAAGGCAATTATTGACAACTGGGACAAGGCATTCCCCTTCCTTGACGTTGCCGCGTTCGCCAGGGGCGCGCTCCACCTCTCAATCCTCGGCGGCAGGCGCGGCACCGCCGCTTTTCCGGAAAAAGCAGCCCCGTTCGTACTGCCGCTCACCGTCATGGGCAACCATATCGGCGCGCTCGCCGTTTTCGGTAAAAAGGGATATTCTCCCGCGCCCGACGAGCACCAGTTTCTCCACGTGTTCACGTCGTTCATCTCCTCGGTCATCGAGCATTCGTACCTCGACATGCATTCCAAGCTGCTGGCGCGCACCGACGGGCTCACCGCCATCGCCAATCACCGCTCGTTCCACGAAATCCTCGGCCGGGAGATCGCCCGGGCCGACCGGAGCGGCGCCGTGTTCGGCCTCATCTTCATGGACATCGACGATTTCAAGAAAATCAATGATGCGCACGGCCACCTGGTGGGCGACGCGGTGCTCAGGCACCTGGTCTCACGCGTGCTTGACATGATCCGGCGCGCCGACGTCTTTGCGCGGTACGGCGGCGAGGAATTCGCGCTCATCCTGCCAGACACCGGGGCCGAGGGCGCCGCGATCCTGGGACGGCGGCTGTGCAAGGAAATCTCGGCGGTGCCGTACGACCATCCCCGGAAAAATATCCCCTACACGGTCAGCCTGGGCCTCTCCATGTACAACGGAAAAAATCCCAAGCCCAAAGACCAGCTCATCGGCGAAGCGGACAAGGCGATGTACCAGTCGAAGGCCGACGGCAAGAACCGATTAACGGTGAGCTGATGCGGGCACCGTGATAAAATTTTTTGAAATATTTCGAGAGATGCTACTATCTAACAAGGTATGAAACGTCATTCTTTGGAGCAAGAAACTCCATACATGAGAGAGAATAAGGTAATCCGTATTTTTCTATGACGCATCCCCTGCTTCGCCTGATCGTCTACACCTACAGCATGATCATGGAATCCGCCAGGCTCATGGCGCTTTTTCTCTTACGCCCCACGCCGCTGTGGCATAAATGGGACATCGCTTCCCGC from Chitinivibrionales bacterium includes the following:
- a CDS encoding two-component regulator propeller domain-containing protein, which gives rise to MKTFGTLLLLPVFAALLSCGTEPMRCGTETGNGTAGRVVGLTGKPVAGARVTLVPAGYNELEPPPGSFMLCSGQTDSMGRYLFVNVLAGRYNLFADSGANKAYRDSIYISGNPGDTIGKIALEKCGSIAGTALYSSGRSLENGYIVLEGSRIYAPVSASDGSFFFQDLAPGAYLAKAVTRSNGYFDIPVTLTIGEGQSDTLRNPFLLISSSVTALASDTSGVWIGTTNGLACLSNGAWRAYGLYDGLSSSRINCINVDKSGTIWIGTSLRLARIRNDSLTENLTSLSYPPITDITALASDSTGNLWFGTPQGLFLYGKAGVNQITSNDALIAGGLGSSQNELTAVTAILCLQQEIMVGTMHGMYWRDSANVWNTIDELNDFAVSSMVGSGKDSVWIGTNQGLRLWNRTSKTLSAPSDSMQAGAITCLAASGGDSLYAGGANGLFLYCESRFVNIDLGASGSNISAIAIDSRGVLWVGTNEGIVRIENGQTEIIR
- a CDS encoding TIGR02147 family protein, with protein sequence MKSVFAYLSFREFLRDGYKARKAVNAAFSYRFIARRLGINASTFVRILQGKRNLTLKMVAPVAEVFKLGKRETAYFGLLVSLEQAGSDQEKKLYFEKAVSFNKSEVITLLADRYALFESWKYIAIRELLSHYRFCGDYGALGRMCAPPITPGEAQRAVALLARLGMIRKDGKGCYLPTDKFVTVGENWRSIAIANYQKSTIALAGEAIERFPSDERDISTCTVSLSQKGLALVKDKVRTLRKEILEVENMDPECDRVFQVNFQIFPLSKSTRGAQR
- a CDS encoding 1,4-alpha-glucan branching protein domain-containing protein; the protein is MNAAAPIHEPKGHLCLVLHAHLPFVRHQECDYILEENWLFEAITETYLPLLAVFEKLAADGVPFKITMTMTPPLTTMLTDGLLQQRYVRHLDRLIELAGKECVRTKSEPAFHAVAQMYLDKFTACRRMFVDASGCDIVKNFKALQDQGVLEIITCGATHGFLPTMQFNPNAVRTQVQVAVESYRETFGRKPVGMWLPECGYYNGLEKFLEEAGILYFFCDAHGILFGEPRPKYGVFAPVFCKGTHVAAFGRDIESSKSVWSSKEGYPGDFDYREFYRDIGFDLDIDYIRPYIDPIGTRINTGIKYFRITGKNDRKEPYDRQAALAKAAEHAGNFMFNREKQVEYLASIMDRPPLIVAPYDAELFGHWWYEGPEWLDFLVRKIAYDQSTVALCTASDYLTANPRNQLCSPSFSSWGYKGYSEVWLEGSNDWLYRHLHKMEERMVEVARAHTDPDAVLHRALNQMARELLLAQSSDWAFIMKTGTMVQYAVRRSKEHIANFNRLYDDIQKERIDENFLSLLESHNNIFPHINYRVYA
- a CDS encoding DUF4912 domain-containing protein translates to MPIKTKKATDKKKKNRVMHRASPRTAPRAAAKKRAAARPVKNGRPDIVASAPASISKKAGRPASTNIVKSQTAIEKPASPKKTTDGVGKTSAPVFSIGREPPMGPKYFFSTEIPGTYNETYMRALPRDQQWVFAYWEVSGETIELMRRHVGADVYSKSTWVLRVLDVSDIFYDGTNAWRQMDIELAPYASSWYVKVWEAGRTYMLQCGIVTPEKKFYSAVNSNAVQVPRAGVSSVLDEEWSTACTDELIRLGLRRGFGSSENSSRVSSGGPAGGSGSGSGSLE
- a CDS encoding diguanylate cyclase, translating into MSTLVKRPDECDALVVDDEKVICDLMETTLKAVCRVTTCGNGRDALELIKSRSFDIVIADVKLPDLSGLDVLREARGKDEYTELLVVTGHDSVETAAEAVTVGVSSYLLKPLSLDDLRYQVEKSIANRLFHLKSVMLLRQTNHIEPDVKVHVNDVTSLFLFSHRLMLSLEIPEVMRTVLYEVNRRTGSLFSAVGVRCCGISELFAMPGACPADSGAIRKAIIDNWDKAFPFLDVAAFARGALHLSILGGRRGTAAFPEKAAPFVLPLTVMGNHIGALAVFGKKGYSPAPDEHQFLHVFTSFISSVIEHSYLDMHSKLLARTDGLTAIANHRSFHEILGREIARADRSGAVFGLIFMDIDDFKKINDAHGHLVGDAVLRHLVSRVLDMIRRADVFARYGGEEFALILPDTGAEGAAILGRRLCKEISAVPYDHPRKNIPYTVSLGLSMYNGKNPKPKDQLIGEADKAMYQSKADGKNRLTVS